In Sorghum bicolor cultivar BTx623 chromosome 8, Sorghum_bicolor_NCBIv3, whole genome shotgun sequence, one genomic interval encodes:
- the LOC8054113 gene encoding proteasome assembly chaperone 4 isoform X1: MSSGELRTSFPDLAVGSPALTEGQTKSSGDLSSEGALQVTCFTEDLHDVILHFQIVRFAKQIYVWVGCNTTKFGHLYAAATTRPDSRVSVTSVLGGTSDNTGSSMARRLVLKTGLNIVLACNIPKDSPMLEAAAERKLVEKLKGLGYVGTAADKASTSTAH, encoded by the exons ATGTCTTCAGGGGAGCTGAGAACTAGCTTTCCAGATTTGGCTGTGGGTTCGCCTGCCTTGACAGAGGGCCAAACTAAATCTTCAGGTGACTTGTCATCCGAGGGGGCACTGCAAGTAACTTGTTTCACAGAGGACCTTCATGATGTCATACTTCATTTTCAGATAGTGAGGTTCGCTAAACAG ATCTATGTGTGGGTTGGATGCAACACAACAAAGTTTGGCCATTTATATGCTGCTGCAACCACTAGGCCG GATAGCAGAGTGAGTGTCACCTCTGTACTAGGTGGAACATCTGATAACACCGGATCAAGCATGGCCCGCCGTCTAG TGCTGAAGACTGGTCTGAACATAGTCCTGGCATGCAACATCCCAAAAGACAGCCCCATGCTGGAG GCTGCTGCGGAGAGGAAGCTGGTGGAGAAGCTGAAAGGTTTGGGTTACGTCGGAACCGCTGCTGATAAGGCTAGCACTTCCACTGCACATTGA
- the LOC8054113 gene encoding proteasome assembly chaperone 4 isoform X2, translating to MSSGELRTSFPDLAVGSPALTEGQTKSSGDLSSEGALQVTCFTEDLHDVILHFQIVRFAKQIYVWVGCNTTKFGHLYAAATTRPDSRVSVTSVLGGTSDNTGSSMARRLVLKTGLNIVLACNIPKDSPMLEVLTATGCCGEEAGGEAERFGLRRNRC from the exons ATGTCTTCAGGGGAGCTGAGAACTAGCTTTCCAGATTTGGCTGTGGGTTCGCCTGCCTTGACAGAGGGCCAAACTAAATCTTCAGGTGACTTGTCATCCGAGGGGGCACTGCAAGTAACTTGTTTCACAGAGGACCTTCATGATGTCATACTTCATTTTCAGATAGTGAGGTTCGCTAAACAG ATCTATGTGTGGGTTGGATGCAACACAACAAAGTTTGGCCATTTATATGCTGCTGCAACCACTAGGCCG GATAGCAGAGTGAGTGTCACCTCTGTACTAGGTGGAACATCTGATAACACCGGATCAAGCATGGCCCGCCGTCTAG TGCTGAAGACTGGTCTGAACATAGTCCTGGCATGCAACATCCCAAAAGACAGCCCCATGCTGGAGGTACTCACAGCCACAG GCTGCTGCGGAGAGGAAGCTGGTGGAGAAGCTGAAAGGTTTGGGTTACGTCGGAACCGCTGCTGA
- the LOC110429745 gene encoding 2-oxoisovalerate dehydrogenase subunit alpha 2, mitochondrial-like, with translation MPACHHWRGLELGRAEHGVSDMAALWLSRASTQLARRAARRLPAGRGSGEPTTSPWFLGAVPPPALGSTAAVETSRRRGFCSVRRFAGESSAAAATVVDEEPENGFVASDQQAVHFPGGKVSFVAEMNFLPDSMKERINCYRVLDDDGRTISGSRFQEVSKELAVKMYSEMVTLQIMDTIFYEAQRQGRISFYLTSNGEEAINIASAAALSMDDIVLPQYREPGVLLWRGFTLQEFANQCFGNKLDYGKGRQMPIHYGSNRLNYFTVSSPIATQLPHAVGAAYSLKMDKKDACAITYFGDGGTSEGDFHAALNFAAVMEAPVIFFCRNNGWAISTPTTEQFRSDGVVIRGQAYGIRGIRVDGNDALAVYSAVHAAREMAITEGRPILVEALTYRVGHHSTSDDSTKYRPVDEIEHWRTARDPISRYRKWVQGNDWWSDAEESELRSRVRKELLQAIQVAERMPKPPVADLFTDVYDKIPSNLCEQEQLLRDTIMKHPADYPTDVPV, from the exons ATGCCAGCCTGCCACCATTGgagaggattggagctcggccGAGCAGAGCACGGTGTGTCTGACATGGCAGCGCTATGGCTATCGAGGGCGTCGACCCAGCTGGCGCGCCGTGCAGCGAGGAGGCTTCCTGCCGGCCGCGGCTCCGGCGAACCCACCACCAGTCCATGGTTCTTGGGAGCGGTGCCGCCGCCGGCTCTTGGATCGACGGCGGCGGTGGAGACAAGCCGGCGCCGGGGCTTCTGCTCCGTACGAAGATTCGCAGGGGAGAGCAGCGCTGCTGCCGCCACTGTCGTCGACGAGGAGCCGGAGAACGGATTCGTCGCCAGCGATCAGCAG GCAGTTCACTTCCCTGGAGGcaaagtttctttcgtggctgAAATGAACTTCCTTCCAGACTCGATGAAGGAAAGGATAAACTGCTACCGTGTGCTTGATGATGACGGCAGAACTATATCAGGCAGTAGATTCCAAGAG GTCAGTAAGGAGTTGGCTGTGAAAATGTACAGCGAGATGGTCACACTCCAGATCATGGATACCATTTTCTATGAGGCTCAGAGGCAGGGTAGAATCTCGTTTTATCTCACTTCCAATGGCGAGGAAGCAATCAACATAGCCTCTGCTGCTGCGCTCAGTATGGATGACATTGTGCTGCCTCAG TACAGGGAACCAGGTGTTCTTCTATGGCGTGGCTTCACTCTGCAGGAATTTGCAAACCAGTGCTTTGGGAACAAGCTGGACTATGGTAAAGGGAGGCAGATGCCCATTCATTATGGGTCAAACCGTCTGAATTATTTCACTGTCTCATCGCCTATTGC AACTCAGCTTCCTCATGCTGTTGGAGCTGCCTACTCTCTGAAGATGGACAAAAAGGACGCATGTGCCATCACATACTTTGGCGACGGTGGAACAAGTGAG GGAGACTTCCATGCAGCGCTCAACTTTGCAGCTGTTATGGAAGCACCAGTGATCTTCTTCTGCCGTAACAATGGCTGGGCAATCAGCACCCCAACTACTGAACAATTCAGAA GTGATGGAGTTGTAATCCGTGGCCAGGCTTATGGGATCCGTGGTATCCGAGTAGATGGCAATGATGCTCTTGCTGTGTACAGCGCAGTCCATGCAGCCCGAGAAATGGCTATAACTGAAGGAAGACCTATTTTAGTTGAG GCACTTACATATCGAGTTGGTCATCACTCGACGTCCGATGATTCAACCAAGTACAGGCCAGTTGATGAGATTGAGCACTGGCGAACAGCAAGGGATCCAATTTCCAGATACAGAAAATGGGTTCAGGGTAATGACTGGTGGTCTGATGCTGAAGAATCTGAGCTCAGGAGCAGAGTGAGAAAAGAG CTTCTTCAAGCCATCCAGGTTGCAGAAAGAATGCCAAAACCACCAGTTGCTGACCTTTTCACTGATGTTTACGATAAGATTCCTTCTAACCTATGTGAACAAGAGCAATTGCTGCGGGATACAATCATGAAGCACCCTGCAGACTACCCAACTGATGTACCCGTTTAG
- the LOC8082771 gene encoding 3'(2'),5'-bisphosphate nucleotidase encodes MSQAPGVAGSPYAAELAAAKKAVALAARLCQRVQRGILQSDIQSKADKTPVTVADYGSQVLVCLVLKKELPSHSFSIVAEEDSKDLREDGAQEILEHITTLVNETIVNDGSYNMSLSKEDVLAAIDGGKSEGGPSGRHWILDPIDGTKGFIRGDQYAVALGLLDEGKVVLGVLGCPNLPLKSTNKNNSSFSGDQIGSLFFATIGCGAQVEALEGSEPQKISVCSINNPVDASFFESFEASHSKRDLTSSIAEKLGVQAPPVRMDSQAKYGALARGDGDIFLRIPHKSYIETVWDHAAGSIVVTEAGGMVKDASGNDLDFSKGRYLDRDRGIIATNKHLMPLVLKAVQEAMKEEQ; translated from the exons ATGTCGCAGGCTCCGGGGGTCGCCGGAAGCCCGTACGCCGCCGAGCTCGCCGCAGCCAAGAAGGCCGTCGCCCTTGCGGCCCGCCTCTGCCAG AGAGTGCAGCGGGGCATCTTGCAATCTGACATTCAATCGAAGGCAGACAAGACTCCTGTTACAGTCGCGGATTATG GATCACAAGTATTGGTATGTCTGGTCCTGAAGAAGGAATTGCCTTCTCACTCTTTCTCAATCGTAGCTGAAGAG GATTCAAAAGACTTGAGAGAAGATGGTGCCCAAGAAATTCTAGAACACATTACTACCCTTGTAAATGAAACCATTGTAAATGATGGTTCGTACAACATGTCGTTATCTAAGGAAGACGTGCTTGCTGCAATTGATGGTGGTAAATCTGAGGGAGGTCCATCTGGGCGACATTGGATATTGGACCCAATAGATGGCACTAAAGG TTTCATAAGGGGAGATCAGTATGCAGTTGCACTTGGACTGCTTGATGAGGGCAAAGTTGTTCTGGGTGTGTTGGGATGTCCAAATCTTCCATTAAAATCAACAAACAAGAACAATAGCAGCTTTTCTGGGGATCAAATAGGTTCCCTCTTTTTTGCCACAATTGGTTGTGGAGCGCAAGTTGAGGCCTTAGAAGgatctgagccacaaaag ATTAGTGTTTGCTCCATCAATAATCCAGTCGACGCCTCATTCTTTGAATCCTTTGAAGCATCACACTCCAAGCGTGATTTAACTAGCTCCATTGCAGAG AAACTTGGTGTCCAAGCTCCTCCTGTTAGAATGGATAGCCAAGCAAAATATGGTGCCCTAGCACGTGGTGATGGTGACATTTTTCTGCGCATTCCGCACAAAAGTTACATAGAAACAGTTTGGGATCATGCAGCTGGATCAATTGTTGTCACAG AAGCTGGTGGCATGGTAAAAGATGCCTCAGGAAACGATTTGGATTTTTCCAAAGGTAGATATCTTGATCGTGACAGAGGAATTATTGCAACAAATAAACATTTAATGCCACTTGTTCTAAAGGCGGTTCAAGAGGCTATGAAGGAGGAACAGTAG